A stretch of the Ostrea edulis chromosome 9, xbOstEdul1.1, whole genome shotgun sequence genome encodes the following:
- the LOC125657690 gene encoding uncharacterized protein LOC125657690 isoform X1, whose amino-acid sequence MKNVIRDITKLLVTYFVPVIITMFICFCMDMPGTTAAIVGSLMGYFFICFDGGKARKAIRRATSTFSKVYSFFGSDRTNVYHEDLTPLHHVTVSTPALFHIENLPPTITPETVITKLTKKNDFRGKRYLQVAIPVDTKQKNAGLSGKALVSIPREYLVDSRILQMCNNPSFTAKYNWTITEISSRQLLKFKSVKYWKVSGKAGQPNEVTVCPLFKEIKIQFGYNVIDCGSCLFHCKAFSAKNDDTTEKFIRNIASRGIQRIVVKADTLKEANEALTFCQKYRHFIYVNAGFNAYLEEQGVRACLRQLKQSCTGLACIGDIPLCYRKGKLAKDRQLSNFKELVPFCYNRQIPIHFHVGPNECIHENFLQALSSYPLMIYSWCISFDEDSLFTEKDVATLINKFRCFVMVDAHNLKCNSRFVSLMEKKIIPVEKILLRSNAPFSFFGKSKKETWHSMKDFQVHFLRKQLRYLHPESLETMFSEDGSSVPTILCCMIELLAGIVDVPPLSLAKILIKNAESFFKFSDPSISYSSQSRDANP is encoded by the exons ATGAAAAACGTGATCAGAGATATCACTAAACTTCTAGTGACATATTTTGTGCCGGTAATTATCACAATGTTTATTTGCTTTTGCATGGATATGCCTGGCACCACAGCAGCAATTGTGGGATCTTTAATGGGttatttctttatttgttttgaCGGGGGGAAAGCACGAAAAGCAATACGGAGGGCGACTTCAACGTTTTCGAAAGTGTACTCATTTTTCGGCTCTGATAGAACAAATGTTTATCATGAAGATTTGACTCCTTTGCATCATGTGACAGTGTCTACCCCAGCTCTCTTTCATATAg AAAACTTGCCACCAACAATTACCCCAGAAACTGTGATCACAAAGCTTACAAAGAAGAATGATTTTAGAGGAAAAAGATATCTACAGGTGGCCATTCCAGTTGACACAAAACAGAAAAACGCTGGATTAAGTGGAAAAGCTTTGGTGTCAATACCAAGAGAATATCTTGTTGACAGTAGAATTCTTCAGATGTGCAA TAACCCATCCTTCACAGCAAAATATAACTGGACTATCACGGAGATCAGCAGTAGACAGCTGCTAAAGTTTAAGAGTGTCAAGTACTGGAAAGTCTCTGGAAAAGCGGGCCAGCCTAACGAGGTTACTGTATGCCCATTATTCAAGGAAATCAAAATACAATTCGGGTACAACGTTATTGACTGTGGATCATGTTTGTTCCATTGCAAGGCTTTCAGTGCAAAGAACGATGATACCACAGAAAAGTTCATCAGAAATATCGCTTCGAGAG GTATTCAGAGAATAGTGGTAAAAGCAGACACATTAAAGGAAGCTAATGAGGCATTGACATTTTGCCAAAAGTACAGACATTTTATTTATGTCAATGCAG GATTCAATGCATATCTTGAGGAACAGGGTGTCAGGGCATGCTTGAGACAATTAAAACAGAGTTGTACAGGATTAGCATGTATTGGAGATATTCCTTTGTGCTATCGTAAGGGAAAACTCGCAAAAGATAGACAGCTGTCCAATTTCAAAGAACTT GTTCCATTCTGCTACAATCGACAAATCCCAATACATTTTCATGTTGGACCCAATGAGTGTATTCATGAGAACTTCCTTCAGGCCCTCTCTTCCTACCCCCTGATGATCTACTCCTGGTGCATTTCTTTTGATGAAGACAGTTTATTCACTGAAAAAGATGTAGCCACTTTAATTAACAAATTTAGATGTTTTGTAATGGTTGATG CTCATAATTTGAAATGTAACTCCAGATTTGTCTCCCTTATGGAGAAGAAAATCATCCCAGTGGAAAAAATACTTCTCCGGAGCAATGCACCATTCTCCTTCTTTGGGAAATCCAAGAAAGAAACATGGCACAGCATGAAAGACTTTCAAGTCCATTTTCTCCGAAAACAATTACGATATTTGCATCCTGAAAGTTTAGAGACCATGTTCAGTGAAGATGGCAGCTCAGTGCCCACCATTTTGTGCTGTATGATTGAACTTCTAGCAGGAATTGTTGATGTTCCTCCACTCTCTCTGGCAAAAATTCTGATTAAGAATGCAGAGTCGTTTTTCAAGTTTTCTGACCCTTCAATATCATATTCTTCACAGAGCAGAGATGCCAACCCCTAG
- the LOC125657690 gene encoding uncharacterized protein LOC125657690 isoform X2, whose product MCNNPSFTAKYNWTITEISSRQLLKFKSVKYWKVSGKAGQPNEVTVCPLFKEIKIQFGYNVIDCGSCLFHCKAFSAKNDDTTEKFIRNIASRGIQRIVVKADTLKEANEALTFCQKYRHFIYVNAGFNAYLEEQGVRACLRQLKQSCTGLACIGDIPLCYRKGKLAKDRQLSNFKELVPFCYNRQIPIHFHVGPNECIHENFLQALSSYPLMIYSWCISFDEDSLFTEKDVATLINKFRCFVMVDAHNLKCNSRFVSLMEKKIIPVEKILLRSNAPFSFFGKSKKETWHSMKDFQVHFLRKQLRYLHPESLETMFSEDGSSVPTILCCMIELLAGIVDVPPLSLAKILIKNAESFFKFSDPSISYSSQSRDANP is encoded by the exons ATGTGCAA TAACCCATCCTTCACAGCAAAATATAACTGGACTATCACGGAGATCAGCAGTAGACAGCTGCTAAAGTTTAAGAGTGTCAAGTACTGGAAAGTCTCTGGAAAAGCGGGCCAGCCTAACGAGGTTACTGTATGCCCATTATTCAAGGAAATCAAAATACAATTCGGGTACAACGTTATTGACTGTGGATCATGTTTGTTCCATTGCAAGGCTTTCAGTGCAAAGAACGATGATACCACAGAAAAGTTCATCAGAAATATCGCTTCGAGAG GTATTCAGAGAATAGTGGTAAAAGCAGACACATTAAAGGAAGCTAATGAGGCATTGACATTTTGCCAAAAGTACAGACATTTTATTTATGTCAATGCAG GATTCAATGCATATCTTGAGGAACAGGGTGTCAGGGCATGCTTGAGACAATTAAAACAGAGTTGTACAGGATTAGCATGTATTGGAGATATTCCTTTGTGCTATCGTAAGGGAAAACTCGCAAAAGATAGACAGCTGTCCAATTTCAAAGAACTT GTTCCATTCTGCTACAATCGACAAATCCCAATACATTTTCATGTTGGACCCAATGAGTGTATTCATGAGAACTTCCTTCAGGCCCTCTCTTCCTACCCCCTGATGATCTACTCCTGGTGCATTTCTTTTGATGAAGACAGTTTATTCACTGAAAAAGATGTAGCCACTTTAATTAACAAATTTAGATGTTTTGTAATGGTTGATG CTCATAATTTGAAATGTAACTCCAGATTTGTCTCCCTTATGGAGAAGAAAATCATCCCAGTGGAAAAAATACTTCTCCGGAGCAATGCACCATTCTCCTTCTTTGGGAAATCCAAGAAAGAAACATGGCACAGCATGAAAGACTTTCAAGTCCATTTTCTCCGAAAACAATTACGATATTTGCATCCTGAAAGTTTAGAGACCATGTTCAGTGAAGATGGCAGCTCAGTGCCCACCATTTTGTGCTGTATGATTGAACTTCTAGCAGGAATTGTTGATGTTCCTCCACTCTCTCTGGCAAAAATTCTGATTAAGAATGCAGAGTCGTTTTTCAAGTTTTCTGACCCTTCAATATCATATTCTTCACAGAGCAGAGATGCCAACCCCTAG